From the genome of Enoplosus armatus isolate fEnoArm2 chromosome 21, fEnoArm2.hap1, whole genome shotgun sequence, one region includes:
- the LOC139304576 gene encoding calponin homology domain-containing protein DDB_G0272472-like has product MSGMLERYDFIKQFDVCVILEAKTLEATDEEIKLKGETAARKNTTRDRPAKGARLRSALMQELRMIHEKMEAKRIARIALAEIRAFLAEEEEEREASWALKMKTLEAAQEQLKEEREAERVEKEKEEKERLEREKMEKERMEKEKAEKERVEKEKAEKERMEKEKVEKERMEKEKVEKERMEREKAEKERMEKEKVEKERMEKEKVEKERMEREKAEKERMEKEKVEKERMKREKVEKERMEKEKAEKERMEREKAEKERMEKEKVEKERMEREKVEKERMEREKVEKERKEREKAEKERMEREKAEKERMEREKVEKERMERERVEKERVEREKAEKERMEREAKEKAEKERLARERAEKERQEMERLAKEEREQIERERAAKEKAEREQREKERLERERAEKQRIERERIAKEKEKLAREKERKEREKEQLEKERLEKERIAKEKVEKERLERERVAKERERIAREKEKMERERAEKERMAEERAEKEKVERERIAKERERIAREKERAEKERLAREKERMMRAAREKEEREKMERERIARERTRITQEKERLEKEKAEKERAAREEKERLEKEKAAREKFVRERAEKEKAAGEKELMERQRLAREKAVREKMEAERLAKERAERERSAVRVDMKRKELLDRKPNASAAEEKSDRASVSAVRREKTTVGGKKK; this is encoded by the exons ATGTCAGGCATGCTGGAGCGATACGATTT TATCAAACAGTTCGATGTGTGTGTCATCCTAGAAGCCAAGACGTTAGAGGCCACTGATGAAGAGATAAAACTGAAAG GAGAGACTGCTGCTAGAAAGAACACAACCCGAG ACCGTCCTGCCAAAGGCGCCAGGCTGCGCTCCGCCCTGATGCAGGAGCTGAGGATGATCCACGAGAAGATGGAGGCCAAGAGGATCGCTCGCATCGCTCTGGCCGAGATCAGGGCCTTCCTCGccgaagaagaggaggagagggaggcgtCCTGGGCGCTGAAGATGAAGACACTGGAGGCTGCCCAAGAGcaactgaaggaggagagggaggcagagagggtggagaaggagaaagaggagaaggagaggctggaaagagagaagatggagaaggagaggatggaaaAGGAGAAGGCGGAGAAGGAAAGGGTGGAAAAGGAGAAGgcggagaaggagaggatggaaaaggagaaggtggagaaggagaggatggaaaaggagaaggtggagaaggagaggatggaaagagaaaaggcagagaaggagaggatggaaaaggagaaggtggagaaggagaggatggaaaaggagaaggtggagaaggagaggatggaaagagaaaaggcagagaaggaaaggatggaaaaggagaaggtggagaaggagaggatgaaaagagaaaaggtggagaaggagaggatggaaaaggagaaggcggagaaggagaggatggaaagagaaaaggcagagaaggagaggatggaaaaggagaaggtggagaaggagaggatggaaagagaaaaggtggagaaggagaggatggaaagagaaaaggtggagaaggagaggaaggaaagagagaaggcggagaaggagaggatggaaagagaaaaggcggagaaggagaggatggaaagagaaaaggtggagaaggagaggatggaaagagaaagggtggagaaggagagggtggaaagagagaaggcggagaaggagaggatggagagggaagCAAAGGAGAAAGCTGAGAAAGAGAGGTTGGCTCGAGAGagggcagaaaaagagagacaagaaatgGAGAGATTGGCcaaagaagagagggaacagaTAGAGCGAGAGAGGGCAGCCaaggaaaaggcagagagggaacaacgtgagaaagaaagactggaaagagagagggctgAAAAGCAGAGGATAGAGAGGGAGCGCATcgcaaaagaaaaagaaaaactagccagagagaaggagaggaaggagagagagaaggaacaaTTAGAGAAGGAGAGACTCGAGAAAGAAAGGATTGCCAAAGagaaagtggaaaaagaaagactggAGAGGGAACGCGTCGctaaggaaagagagagaatcgccagagagaaggagaagatggagcGAGAGAGGGCCGAGAAGGAACGAATGGCCgaagaaagagcagaaaaagaaaaggtagaGAGAGAACGTATCGctaaggaaagagaaagaatcgccagggaaaaagagagagcagagaaggaaagactagccagagagaaggagaggatgatgagagcagcaagagagaaggaagaaagggaaaagatggagagggagcgcATCGCCAGGGAGAGGACGAGAATCACtcaggagaaggagagattagagaaagagaaagcagagaaagaaagagcagcgagagaagagaaggaaaggctggagaaagagaaagcagcgAGGGAAAAGTTTGTGCGTGAGCGGGCTGAAAAGGAGAAAGCAGCTGGAGAGAAGGAGctgatggagaggcagaggcTCGCCAGAGAAAAAGCCGTTCGGGAGAAGATGGAGGCGGAGAGGCTGGCGAAGGAGAGAGCGGAGAGAGAGCGCAGCGCTGTGAGAGTagacatgaagagaaaagagcTTCTCGACAGGAAACCAAACGCTTcggcagcagaggagaaaagtgaCAGAGCGAGTGTGTCAGCGGTCAGGAGAGAGAAGACGACTGTGGGCGGGAAGAAGAAATGA